Proteins from one Psychromonas sp. psych-6C06 genomic window:
- a CDS encoding type 4a pilus biogenesis protein PilO produces MDINDLDFENVGSWPALYRGVFIALAGALFAGAFYYYVTIPQLEQLKVVEDKEHTLKENFKVKAALSANLEAYRAQMVEINIIFEGLINKLPSTKEIASLLDDISFIGGDNGLQFKSINWGAKKDVGLSVEVPISIQVVGTYDQLGSFAADIAALPRIVILDNLRLSKGSKELLTLNVIAKTYRYKNKKAKKKKGKK; encoded by the coding sequence ATGGATATTAATGATTTAGATTTTGAGAATGTTGGAAGCTGGCCTGCGTTGTATCGCGGTGTCTTTATTGCTTTAGCTGGTGCGCTTTTTGCGGGAGCTTTTTATTATTACGTGACTATTCCGCAACTAGAGCAGTTGAAGGTTGTTGAAGATAAGGAGCACACATTAAAAGAAAACTTTAAAGTAAAAGCTGCCTTGTCTGCAAACCTTGAAGCATATCGTGCACAAATGGTTGAAATAAATATTATTTTTGAAGGGTTGATTAATAAACTACCTAGTACAAAAGAGATTGCCAGTTTACTTGATGATATTAGCTTTATTGGTGGTGATAACGGCTTACAATTTAAAAGTATCAACTGGGGGGCTAAAAAAGATGTTGGTTTATCCGTTGAAGTACCGATTAGTATCCAAGTCGTTGGAACCTATGATCAGCTTGGGAGTTTCGCTGCCGATATCGCAGCCTTACCGAGGATTGTTATTTTAGATAATTTGCGACTTTCAAAAGGCAGTAAGGAGCTACTCACGTTAAATGTGATTGCTAAAACTTACCGATATAAAAATAAAAAAGCTAAAAAGAAAAAGGGGAAGAAATAA
- a CDS encoding pilus assembly protein PilP gives MRILITLFLSFSLFSCVEVKTDDLNAFVVDAKSKVYPINDKIPELKKIDALAFTGDEYRNPFTKPKAEVVAPVKNAPKSCPQPNFKRKKQALEMYSLDNLLMRGTLLINEELWALVQVSGGEIHKVRPGYYLGLNHGKVLKITKAKIELLELASDKDGCWQERITQITLQSQ, from the coding sequence ATGAGAATTTTAATCACTTTGTTTCTCTCTTTTAGCCTTTTCTCCTGTGTCGAAGTTAAAACAGATGATCTTAATGCTTTTGTTGTTGACGCAAAATCGAAGGTTTATCCAATTAATGATAAAATACCTGAGTTGAAAAAAATCGATGCATTAGCTTTCACTGGTGATGAGTATAGAAATCCATTTACAAAACCTAAAGCGGAAGTTGTTGCACCAGTTAAAAATGCGCCGAAAAGTTGTCCTCAGCCTAATTTTAAACGTAAAAAACAGGCATTAGAGATGTATTCTCTTGATAATTTGCTGATGCGCGGTACATTACTGATAAATGAAGAATTGTGGGCATTAGTTCAAGTGTCTGGCGGTGAAATTCATAAAGTAAGACCAGGATATTACCTTGGTTTAAATCACGGCAAGGTACTAAAAATTACTAAAGCTAAGATAGAACTATTGGAGTTAGCTTCAGACAAAGATGGTTGTTGGCAAGAGCGAATCACGCAAATTACGCTACAATCACAATAA
- a CDS encoding type IV pilus secretin PilQ family protein, whose protein sequence is MKIINRKKLVTLFSIAGLLLSSSIALAESQLTKLNVNPLTDGKFELKFEFNEVISGYTDKLHYRPNQLVVDVEDASSVLKLNPIKIEKSGVNNVEAERTTDGLRLVIALDMLMPYRIVQEDKVLFVRFGESVAATTETDSAETALAAAITQDTGSQTAVTPMANSQKEKAPVADTMKETPKGYVNSVKSIDFKRGSEGQGKLLVYLDNSSVAVDIRRRDQQLIAEFQSTHIANEFLYIMDVVDFATSVEKIETFKEDGKTRFVFDIKDEYNYRYDQLDTLFMIEVSKKLENQKESVYQGKAISLNFQDIPVRTVLQLIADFNGFNLVITDSVSGNITLRLDDVPWEQALDIILKVKGLGKRMDGNVLMIAPAVELAAKEREQLETDKEVEELAPLYAEFIQINYAKVSDIASMLSSGNASLLSARGAVSTDQRTNTLLLKDTAAVIDAVKDLVKVLDIPVRQVVIEARMVTVNDSVGEELGIKWGVTATGSDSATSGSLEGADAANGGTVASIDDRLNVNLPIAGAAGTIAFQVAKLADGQLLDLELSALEQENKAEIIASPRITTANQQTAYIEQGTEIPYVESASSGATSVSFKKAVLSLEVTPQITPDNKVILDLVITQDSVGETVPTGIGSAVAINTQEIGTQVLVENGETLVLGGIYQQQITTGIQKVPLLGDIPYLGYLFRTTAENSRKAELLIFVTPRIVMQTKY, encoded by the coding sequence ATGAAAATAATAAACAGAAAAAAGCTAGTTACTCTTTTTTCAATAGCGGGGTTGTTGCTGAGTTCGTCTATTGCATTAGCAGAGTCACAGTTAACTAAGCTGAATGTAAATCCACTTACCGATGGTAAATTTGAGCTTAAGTTTGAATTCAATGAAGTCATTTCTGGATATACAGATAAGTTACATTATCGCCCTAATCAACTTGTCGTTGATGTAGAAGACGCTAGCTCAGTACTTAAATTAAATCCGATTAAGATTGAGAAAAGTGGAGTGAATAATGTTGAAGCTGAGCGCACTACTGATGGGCTTCGTTTAGTTATCGCTTTAGATATGTTAATGCCATATCGTATCGTGCAAGAAGATAAAGTTCTCTTTGTTCGTTTCGGTGAAAGTGTAGCTGCAACCACAGAAACAGATTCTGCTGAAACCGCTTTAGCAGCTGCGATTACACAGGATACAGGAAGTCAGACCGCAGTTACTCCAATGGCTAACAGTCAGAAAGAGAAAGCACCGGTTGCGGACACAATGAAAGAAACTCCAAAGGGCTATGTTAATAGTGTGAAATCTATTGACTTCAAACGTGGTTCTGAGGGGCAAGGGAAACTATTAGTTTACTTAGATAATTCAAGCGTAGCTGTCGATATTCGTCGTAGAGACCAACAGTTAATTGCAGAATTCCAAAGCACACATATTGCTAATGAATTTTTATACATCATGGATGTAGTGGATTTCGCAACATCTGTAGAAAAAATTGAAACCTTTAAAGAAGATGGTAAAACACGTTTTGTTTTCGACATTAAAGATGAATATAACTACCGCTATGATCAATTAGACACTCTGTTTATGATTGAGGTTTCTAAGAAGCTAGAAAATCAAAAAGAGAGCGTTTATCAAGGCAAGGCTATCTCACTTAACTTCCAAGATATACCTGTTCGTACAGTACTACAGTTAATTGCTGATTTTAACGGTTTTAACTTGGTAATTACTGACTCTGTAAGTGGTAACATCACATTACGTTTGGATGATGTGCCATGGGAACAGGCTCTTGATATTATTTTGAAAGTAAAAGGGCTTGGTAAGCGAATGGATGGCAACGTGTTAATGATTGCACCTGCTGTTGAATTAGCTGCTAAAGAACGTGAACAGTTAGAAACAGATAAGGAAGTAGAAGAGCTGGCGCCGCTTTATGCAGAGTTCATTCAAATTAACTATGCAAAAGTGAGTGATATTGCGTCGATGTTATCAAGTGGTAATGCAAGCTTATTATCTGCCCGTGGCGCTGTTAGTACAGACCAGCGTACTAATACTTTGTTATTAAAAGACACAGCTGCAGTTATTGATGCCGTGAAAGACTTGGTAAAAGTATTGGATATTCCTGTACGTCAGGTTGTTATTGAAGCTCGTATGGTTACAGTGAATGACTCTGTTGGTGAAGAGTTAGGTATTAAGTGGGGCGTGACTGCGACGGGAAGTGATAGTGCAACATCTGGTTCATTAGAAGGTGCAGATGCAGCTAATGGTGGCACGGTAGCCAGTATTGATGATCGTTTGAATGTTAACCTACCGATAGCTGGGGCTGCTGGCACAATTGCATTCCAAGTAGCTAAGCTTGCAGACGGGCAACTTTTAGATCTTGAGTTGTCAGCGTTAGAGCAAGAAAATAAAGCAGAAATTATTGCTAGTCCACGTATTACGACTGCTAATCAACAAACAGCTTATATCGAGCAAGGTACTGAAATTCCATATGTGGAATCAGCATCATCAGGTGCAACTTCGGTTAGCTTTAAAAAAGCAGTATTAAGTTTAGAAGTAACTCCGCAGATTACACCTGATAATAAAGTAATTTTAGATTTGGTGATCACGCAGGATTCGGTTGGGGAAACGGTCCCTACTGGTATTGGTTCTGCAGTTGCGATTAATACTCAAGAGATTGGTACACAAGTATTGGTTGAAAATGGTGAAACCTTAGTATTAGGTGGTATCTATCAACAACAAATTACAACAGGAATTCAAAAAGTTCCGTTGCTAGGCGATATCCCATACCTAGGTTACTTATTTAGAACAACTGCAGAAAATAGCAGAAAAGCTGAATTGTTAATTTTTGTTACGCCACGTATCGTTATGCAAACTAAGTATTAA
- the aroK gene encoding shikimate kinase AroK: MAEQRNIFLIGPMGAGKSTIGRHLAQMLHLNFHDSDAEIEKKTGADIAWIFDVEGEEGFRNRESDMIDELTQKHGIVLATGGGAVVRPENRAYLSARGIVVYLKTSVDKQLARTLKDKRRPLLQTENPREVLENLAESRNLLYDEAADYTIETDEQSAKVVASQIITLLDF, encoded by the coding sequence ATGGCAGAACAACGTAATATTTTCTTAATTGGCCCTATGGGGGCTGGTAAAAGCACAATTGGACGTCACTTAGCACAAATGTTACACCTTAATTTTCATGACTCGGATGCTGAAATTGAGAAAAAAACAGGTGCAGACATCGCTTGGATCTTCGATGTCGAAGGTGAAGAGGGCTTCCGTAATCGTGAATCAGACATGATTGATGAATTAACTCAGAAACATGGTATTGTTTTAGCAACAGGTGGTGGCGCAGTTGTACGTCCTGAGAATAGAGCATATCTTTCTGCACGTGGCATTGTGGTATATCTAAAAACCAGTGTTGATAAGCAGTTAGCGCGTACTTTGAAAGATAAGCGACGTCCGTTACTGCAAACCGAAAACCCACGCGAAGTGCTAGAAAATCTAGCGGAAAGCCGTAATCTACTTTACGATGAAGCAGCTGATTATACAATTGAAACAGATGAACAAAGTGCTAAAGTTGTGGCTAGTCAAATCATTACATTACTGGATTTCTAA
- the aroB gene encoding 3-dehydroquinate synthase: MDKLTVDLGSRSYPISIGENLLAQSDLFASAITGKKVMIVTNDVVAPLYLESCKASLKQFAIDEVILDDGEQYKTLATFEVILSALLEKKHARDTTIIALGGGVIGDMAGFAAACYQRGVPFIQVPTTVLSQVDSSVGGKTAVNHPLGKNMIGAFYQPQSVIIDISCLKTLPVREFAAGMAEVIKYGIIYDADFFSWLEQNVQQIKELQPEALTYMIKRCCEIKAEIVALDEKEHGVRALLNLGHTFGHAIEAEQGYGNWLHGEAVAAGMVLAAKTALILGLMERAQVEQIMLLIKQFELPLNAPEKMSYEHFAQHMQLDKKVLNGQLRLILPTSIGSSEIFSDVSEAVLRSVIEH, encoded by the coding sequence ATGGATAAATTAACGGTTGATTTAGGCTCTCGTAGCTACCCTATTTCGATAGGTGAAAATTTACTTGCGCAGAGCGATCTTTTTGCAAGCGCAATCACTGGCAAAAAGGTGATGATTGTTACTAATGATGTCGTTGCGCCACTATATTTAGAAAGCTGTAAAGCGAGTTTAAAGCAGTTCGCGATTGATGAAGTCATTTTAGATGATGGTGAGCAATATAAAACACTCGCAACATTCGAAGTTATTTTGAGTGCATTACTTGAGAAAAAGCATGCACGAGATACTACTATAATCGCATTAGGTGGCGGTGTAATTGGCGATATGGCTGGATTTGCGGCTGCTTGTTACCAACGTGGTGTTCCCTTTATCCAAGTGCCGACAACTGTTCTCTCACAAGTTGACTCATCTGTAGGCGGAAAAACAGCTGTTAACCATCCGCTTGGGAAAAATATGATTGGAGCATTTTATCAGCCTCAATCGGTCATTATCGATATCAGTTGCCTTAAAACATTGCCAGTTCGAGAGTTTGCCGCTGGCATGGCAGAAGTCATAAAGTATGGCATTATCTATGATGCAGACTTTTTTAGTTGGCTTGAGCAGAATGTTCAGCAGATAAAAGAGTTACAACCTGAAGCGCTCACCTACATGATTAAACGATGCTGTGAAATAAAAGCAGAAATTGTTGCGCTTGATGAAAAAGAGCATGGTGTTCGTGCACTACTGAACTTAGGTCATACCTTTGGACATGCGATAGAAGCAGAGCAAGGTTACGGTAACTGGTTGCATGGTGAAGCTGTGGCTGCGGGTATGGTGCTAGCTGCTAAAACCGCGCTTATTTTAGGTTTAATGGAGCGCGCTCAAGTTGAGCAAATTATGTTGTTGATAAAACAATTTGAATTACCTCTTAATGCCCCTGAAAAAATGAGTTATGAACATTTTGCACAGCATATGCAACTTGATAAAAAAGTCTTAAATGGACAGTTACGATTAATACTTCCAACCTCTATTGGCAGTAGTGAGATATTTTCTGATGTCAGTGAAGCGGTGCTTCGTAGCGTAATCGAACATTAA
- a CDS encoding AAA family ATPase, with amino-acid sequence MVERTLISFPSQLQLIERLQHLIYLSSSMVFISGEKGSGKSTLIEQLSNQLPHKTRQVFITLSETISIQQARLKIISQLFEQPLFDADDSLLNILVLLKKQQPADLARVVVIDNANWLPVEIVDELAQVIHQKALFTENEINFILVGEEPSNRSMVDRIKHLPELENVATLAFTLPPLIFSEAQKLLSHCLSQAGYVAKVQHQDALAKQLKNCQGIPEKILALASEISNGGIEDSNPSWLKQRFPALLLMVVMLAIAGGLAFVLYPQFIKKQVEFTEIVETQEVLLEDIPSIGISPDESSHSQLTEPLAGEWSAETSVVIDSELSVGIADNEERITIPESELLEIATSESLATIEKQDVEISEINIAPTDQVSDELLIFSDESESIKDEVKLDGSRSNEVNLKDELVTEEPLITVQPLNELITSSKDATTASKPDHQAIDNNFFTAKEQLLAVDENLYTLQLSGMSSYKSLQDFIKVHQLPQKDLYLYQTMRNGKKWYVVIYGQYQNVQAANRAAKQLPGTLSRLDSWAKRYASVHQDLN; translated from the coding sequence ATGGTTGAACGTACTTTAATTTCATTTCCTTCTCAGTTGCAACTGATAGAAAGGTTGCAACATCTAATCTACCTATCTTCATCGATGGTGTTTATTTCTGGTGAAAAAGGCAGTGGAAAAAGTACTTTAATTGAACAGCTCTCAAATCAACTTCCTCACAAAACTCGGCAAGTTTTTATTACGCTTTCTGAGACAATCTCTATTCAGCAGGCGCGCTTAAAAATAATTTCACAGCTATTCGAACAACCTCTTTTTGATGCCGATGATAGCCTTTTAAATATATTGGTATTATTAAAAAAACAACAACCTGCAGATTTAGCCCGTGTTGTTGTAATTGACAATGCAAATTGGCTACCAGTAGAAATAGTTGATGAATTAGCGCAAGTGATTCATCAGAAAGCGTTGTTTACTGAAAACGAAATAAACTTTATCCTCGTCGGAGAAGAGCCAAGTAATCGCTCAATGGTGGACCGAATAAAGCATTTACCTGAACTGGAAAATGTCGCTACGTTAGCGTTTACGTTACCACCGCTTATTTTTAGTGAAGCTCAAAAGTTACTCTCTCATTGTCTTTCTCAGGCCGGTTATGTCGCAAAAGTACAACACCAAGATGCATTAGCAAAACAGTTGAAAAATTGCCAAGGAATCCCTGAAAAAATACTCGCGTTAGCATCAGAGATAAGCAACGGTGGTATTGAGGATAGTAACCCTTCTTGGCTAAAGCAGCGTTTCCCTGCTCTTCTGCTGATGGTTGTCATGCTTGCTATTGCAGGTGGACTTGCTTTTGTATTGTACCCACAGTTTATAAAAAAACAGGTAGAGTTTACCGAGATAGTTGAAACGCAAGAGGTACTACTAGAAGATATTCCATCTATCGGCATATCTCCTGATGAAAGTAGTCATTCACAATTAACTGAACCTTTAGCCGGAGAATGGTCTGCTGAAACCTCTGTAGTAATTGATAGCGAATTGAGCGTTGGTATTGCAGATAATGAAGAGCGCATAACGATTCCTGAAAGCGAGTTGCTCGAGATAGCCACTTCTGAAAGCTTAGCAACGATCGAAAAACAAGATGTTGAAATATCAGAGATTAATATTGCTCCAACTGATCAAGTTTCAGATGAATTACTTATATTTAGTGATGAGAGTGAGTCAATCAAAGATGAGGTAAAACTTGATGGATCCCGATCGAATGAAGTAAATCTTAAAGATGAGCTGGTAACTGAAGAGCCATTAATCACAGTTCAGCCTCTGAATGAATTAATCACTTCATCGAAAGATGCAACAACAGCTTCAAAACCTGATCATCAAGCAATAGATAACAACTTTTTTACTGCGAAAGAGCAACTCTTAGCTGTTGATGAAAATTTATATACGCTTCAGCTTTCTGGAATGAGCTCTTATAAATCATTACAAGATTTTATTAAAGTCCATCAGTTGCCTCAAAAGGATCTATACCTGTACCAAACGATGCGTAATGGTAAAAAATGGTATGTTGTTATTTATGGGCAATATCAAAATGTTCAAGCTGCGAATCGTGCTGCCAAACAACTTCCTGGTACATTAAGTCGATTAGATAGCTGGGCTAAAAGGTATGCCTCAGTGCATCAGGATCTTAATTAA
- a CDS encoding Dam family site-specific DNA-(adenine-N6)-methyltransferase, whose amino-acid sequence MSHIKHRAFLKWAGGKFSLTEQINRRLPEGKRLVEPFVGACSVFLNSDFDEYLLNDINADLIAMYNIIKRRPKQFIIDTKHYFQPQYNNEQAYYKIREQFNATDDPYLRSLLFLYMNRHGYNGLCRYNQSGGFNVPFGRYKKPYFPEKELLFFAEKAKKATFVCKPYQKLFQYLRDDDVLYCDPPYVPLSKSASFTGYAKEGFSLDDQANLARLARESKCAVLLSNHDTTLTQELYRDAQCDKIQVSRTISRNAESREPVGEIFALFSAIETNKK is encoded by the coding sequence ATGAGCCATATCAAACATCGTGCTTTCCTGAAATGGGCAGGGGGGAAATTCTCTCTTACCGAGCAGATAAATCGTCGTTTACCAGAGGGTAAGCGCCTTGTTGAGCCCTTTGTTGGTGCGTGTTCTGTTTTTCTTAACAGCGATTTTGATGAATACCTTCTCAATGATATTAATGCTGACTTGATTGCTATGTATAACATCATCAAACGCAGGCCTAAGCAGTTTATTATTGATACTAAACACTACTTTCAGCCACAATATAATAATGAGCAAGCCTATTATAAAATTCGTGAGCAATTTAACGCCACAGATGATCCATACCTGCGCTCATTGCTATTTTTATACATGAATCGTCATGGTTACAATGGCCTGTGCCGATATAATCAAAGTGGTGGTTTTAATGTTCCCTTCGGACGTTATAAAAAACCTTACTTTCCTGAAAAAGAGTTGTTGTTCTTTGCGGAGAAAGCTAAAAAAGCAACTTTTGTTTGTAAACCTTATCAAAAACTTTTCCAATACTTACGTGATGATGATGTGTTGTATTGCGATCCGCCTTACGTACCCTTGAGCAAAAGCGCGTCTTTTACCGGTTATGCCAAAGAGGGGTTTAGCTTAGATGATCAAGCTAATTTAGCGCGCCTTGCACGAGAATCAAAGTGTGCCGTATTGTTGAGTAATCATGATACGACGTTAACACAAGAGCTATATCGTGATGCACAGTGCGATAAAATACAGGTGTCGCGTACAATTAGTCGTAATGCTGAAAGTCGTGAGCCAGTCGGTGAGATATTCGCCCTATTTAGTGCTATTGAAACTAATAAAAAATAG
- the rpe gene encoding ribulose-phosphate 3-epimerase, producing the protein MTDYLIAPSILSADFARLGDDVKKVLDDGADVVHFDVMDNHYVPNLTIGPMVCKALRDYGITAPIDVHLMVEPVDTMIVDFANAGASIITFHPDASKHVDRSLQLIKDHGCKAGLVLNPASSLEELTHVMDKLDVVLLMSVNPGFGGQSFIPHTLEKIRQVRKLIDASGRDIRLQVDGGVKVDNIKEIAQAGADMFVAGSAIFNQPDYKAVIDEMRSELANV; encoded by the coding sequence ATGACTGATTATTTAATTGCTCCCTCTATTCTTTCTGCTGATTTTGCTCGCCTCGGTGATGATGTAAAAAAAGTCCTTGATGATGGCGCCGATGTTGTCCATTTTGATGTGATGGATAATCACTATGTTCCGAATTTGACCATTGGACCAATGGTGTGTAAAGCGCTTCGCGATTACGGCATTACTGCGCCAATTGATGTGCATCTGATGGTAGAGCCTGTTGATACTATGATTGTTGACTTTGCCAATGCTGGCGCTTCAATTATCACCTTCCACCCTGATGCTTCAAAGCATGTCGATCGTTCATTACAACTCATTAAAGATCATGGTTGTAAGGCTGGTTTAGTGTTAAATCCAGCGAGCTCGCTTGAAGAGTTAACGCATGTGATGGATAAGTTAGATGTGGTTTTATTAATGTCAGTAAACCCTGGTTTTGGTGGGCAATCGTTCATTCCACATACACTTGAAAAAATCCGTCAAGTGCGCAAACTGATTGATGCAAGTGGTCGAGATATTCGTTTACAGGTTGATGGTGGTGTTAAAGTTGATAACATTAAAGAGATTGCACAAGCTGGCGCTGACATGTTCGTGGCCGGTTCTGCTATCTTTAATCAACCTGATTACAAAGCGGTCATCGATGAGATGCGTAGTGAGCTAGCAAACGTATAG
- a CDS encoding phosphoglycolate phosphatase has translation MAKIENIKLICFDLDGTLVDSVPDLRLALNAMMDDFQLPHCQDEQIKTWVGNGLPKLVERALLHVGNQTVSQSQALSCFETHYQHYLNSASCLYPEVADTLRALKARGYQTALITNKAEQFLPELLQHFEISDCFDLLLGGDTLAKNKPDPMQVDFALAHFNVQKSQAVMVGDSKNDILAGQNAGLISIVLTYGYNYGEPVSLLNPDYIIDQFNDLLVLL, from the coding sequence ATGGCAAAGATAGAAAATATTAAACTGATCTGTTTTGATCTCGATGGCACACTAGTCGATAGTGTGCCTGATTTACGCTTAGCATTGAATGCAATGATGGATGATTTTCAACTACCTCACTGCCAAGACGAGCAGATCAAAACGTGGGTCGGTAATGGCCTACCAAAATTGGTTGAGCGTGCACTATTGCATGTTGGTAATCAAACAGTGAGTCAATCACAGGCGCTTAGCTGTTTCGAAACTCACTACCAGCATTACCTCAACAGCGCTTCCTGCTTATACCCCGAAGTTGCTGATACATTGCGCGCACTAAAAGCGCGGGGTTATCAGACAGCCTTGATCACAAATAAAGCAGAGCAATTTTTGCCTGAATTACTACAACACTTTGAAATCAGTGATTGTTTTGATTTGCTATTAGGCGGAGACACACTAGCTAAAAATAAACCGGATCCGATGCAAGTTGACTTTGCATTAGCCCATTTTAATGTGCAAAAGTCTCAAGCTGTGATGGTGGGCGATTCTAAAAATGATATTTTGGCTGGACAAAATGCAGGCTTGATAAGCATTGTACTGACCTATGGGTATAACTATGGTGAGCCAGTCTCATTATTAAACCCTGACTATATTATTGACCAATTTAATGATTTATTAGTGCTACTTTGA
- the trpS gene encoding tryptophan--tRNA ligase, which yields MTKPIVLSGCQPSGSLTIGNYMGALRQWVKMQETSDCLFMLVDLHAITVRQDPKALRNAIYDGLAMYQAIGLDPKKSTIFLQSQVPEHAELSWVLNCHTQMGELNRMTQFKDKSQKNVTNINAGLFSYPVLMAADILLYGPKHVPVGSDQKQHLELARDIATRFNNAYGNTFVVPEPAIPEHGARIMSLQEPTKKMSKSDDNEKNFIGLLEDPKKIAKKIKSAATDSDEQARIYFDSAEKPGVSNLLTLLSCSTGTSIESLIPQYEDKMYGHLKVDTADAVVNLLEPIQARYKELREDESALQAMARVGAEKARERAATTLATVYDRVGFLPK from the coding sequence ATGACTAAACCAATTGTATTAAGTGGCTGCCAGCCTTCAGGTTCTTTGACTATCGGTAACTACATGGGCGCATTACGCCAATGGGTGAAAATGCAAGAGACCAGCGACTGTCTTTTTATGTTGGTCGACCTTCATGCTATTACAGTACGCCAAGATCCTAAAGCGCTACGCAATGCGATTTACGATGGTTTAGCCATGTATCAGGCAATTGGTCTAGACCCGAAAAAAAGTACTATTTTCCTACAGTCGCAAGTGCCAGAGCATGCAGAGCTTTCATGGGTGTTAAACTGTCATACTCAGATGGGTGAACTCAATCGTATGACTCAGTTTAAAGACAAGTCGCAAAAGAACGTCACTAATATTAATGCCGGATTATTTAGTTACCCAGTATTAATGGCTGCAGATATTTTATTATATGGACCAAAACATGTTCCTGTGGGCAGTGATCAGAAGCAACATTTAGAGCTAGCGCGTGATATCGCAACACGTTTTAATAATGCTTACGGTAATACCTTTGTCGTACCAGAGCCCGCTATTCCAGAGCATGGCGCACGTATCATGAGCCTACAAGAGCCGACTAAGAAGATGTCTAAATCGGACGATAACGAGAAAAACTTTATCGGTCTATTAGAAGATCCGAAAAAAATAGCTAAAAAGATAAAATCTGCAGCGACCGACTCAGACGAGCAAGCACGTATCTATTTTGATAGCGCTGAAAAACCAGGCGTGTCTAACTTACTTACGCTATTGTCATGCTCAACGGGCACGAGTATTGAAAGTCTGATCCCGCAATACGAAGATAAAATGTATGGGCATTTAAAAGTTGATACAGCTGATGCGGTAGTTAACTTATTAGAGCCAATTCAAGCACGTTATAAAGAGTTACGTGAAGATGAAAGTGCATTACAAGCGATGGCGCGAGTAGGGGCAGAAAAAGCACGCGAACGTGCTGCGACGACTTTAGCTACTGTTTATGACCGTGTGGGTTTTTTGCCAAAATAG
- a CDS encoding PspA/IM30 family protein gives MSIFKKIITAVRGGASEAGEAIVDANATRIFEQEIRDSEKHITIAKRDLTDVMAKQMQAARELAQLQTSIKEHEGYALQALEQGNEALAIEVAEKISELETNAAEQQQANESFLKSADRLKELIKKSERQLTDYKRQLSMVKTTDSVQKATSAITDNFSASNSKLLSAKDSLERIKKKQANFDDKLKAAEQLDAESGDSSLKTKLQEAGIGAQQSSAQSILDRLKTK, from the coding sequence ATGAGCATATTTAAAAAAATTATTACCGCAGTACGTGGCGGAGCAAGTGAAGCTGGTGAAGCAATTGTAGATGCAAATGCAACGCGTATTTTTGAACAAGAGATCCGTGATAGCGAAAAACATATCACTATCGCAAAACGTGATTTAACCGATGTAATGGCAAAACAGATGCAAGCAGCACGCGAGTTAGCACAATTACAGACCAGTATTAAAGAGCATGAAGGTTACGCATTACAAGCGCTTGAGCAAGGCAATGAAGCATTAGCGATTGAAGTTGCAGAGAAAATTTCAGAGCTTGAAACAAACGCAGCAGAGCAACAGCAAGCAAATGAAAGCTTTCTAAAAAGCGCCGATCGCCTTAAAGAGCTCATTAAAAAGAGTGAGCGCCAGCTGACTGACTATAAACGTCAATTAAGCATGGTTAAAACAACGGATAGCGTGCAAAAAGCAACGTCTGCAATTACTGACAACTTCTCAGCAAGTAATTCGAAACTGTTGAGCGCTAAAGACTCATTAGAGCGCATCAAAAAGAAACAAGCTAACTTTGATGACAAGTTAAAAGCAGCAGAACAGTTAGATGCAGAAAGTGGCGATAGCTCGTTAAAAACTAAGCTACAAGAAGCAGGCATTGGCGCACAGCAATCAAGCGCACAATCGATTTTAGACCGTTTAAAAACTAAATAA